In a genomic window of Acidimicrobiales bacterium:
- the dxs gene encoding 1-deoxy-D-xylulose-5-phosphate synthase produces MLIERVNSPADLKQLSLAEVNDLAAEIRQFIVEAVSVTGGHLGSNLGAVELTLAIHRVFDSPRDIILWDTGHQAYAHKIVTGRAKMFEHLRQEGGLSGYPNRAESEHDWVENSHASTILSYAHGLAASVARSGSTDRRVVSIIGDGSMTGGMAYEALNNLGHSGTRCVIVLNDNGRSYAPTVSTLSESVSRLRLNPQYLSLRRFGEQMAGELPVFGQYMAKAWKGVTAAMREVAEPVVFFEALGVRYVGPIDGHDVALLEEALHNAADFDGPIVVHVLTQKGRGYPPAEDDDEKCLHDAPTFDVATGPGESTLHPYTQAFADAIVAEAKDHPQVMAITAAMPGPTGLLPFQAQFPDRYFDVGIAEQHAVTMAAGLAMGGLRPVVALYSTFFSRAFDQANLDVGLHGLPVVFALDRAGITGDDGPSHHGVLDMVLCQTIPGMTMFAPSSVQEVPTMLKTALSLDGPCVIRFPKGVARQVDASDVGSGLEAKRWRSGESRQVAIIGVGKMLAAALSAADLLAEDGIEATVWDPRVVKPLDPAMLADAVVHSVVVTVEDGFRTGGIGSSIATALDALGGAGAPTVITLGVPDEYIPQAKADAILSRLGLDGPGVADTVRAALNASSLA; encoded by the coding sequence AGGTGAACGACCTCGCCGCCGAGATCCGCCAGTTCATCGTCGAGGCCGTTTCCGTCACCGGTGGCCACCTCGGTTCGAACCTCGGCGCCGTCGAGTTGACCCTTGCCATCCACCGGGTGTTCGACTCACCCCGCGACATCATCCTGTGGGACACCGGCCACCAGGCCTACGCGCACAAGATCGTCACCGGCCGGGCGAAGATGTTCGAACACCTGCGCCAGGAGGGCGGGCTGTCGGGCTACCCCAACCGCGCCGAATCCGAGCACGACTGGGTCGAGAACAGTCACGCGTCGACGATCCTGAGCTACGCCCACGGCCTGGCCGCGTCGGTGGCGCGCAGCGGGTCGACGGACCGGCGCGTCGTTTCGATCATCGGCGACGGCTCGATGACGGGCGGCATGGCGTATGAGGCGCTCAACAACCTCGGCCACTCCGGCACCCGGTGCGTGATCGTGCTCAACGACAACGGCCGGTCGTACGCGCCGACGGTGTCGACGCTGAGCGAGAGCGTGTCGCGCCTGCGTCTCAACCCGCAGTACCTGAGCCTCCGTCGCTTCGGCGAGCAGATGGCGGGCGAGCTGCCGGTGTTCGGTCAGTACATGGCCAAGGCGTGGAAGGGCGTCACCGCCGCGATGCGCGAGGTCGCAGAACCAGTCGTGTTCTTCGAAGCGCTCGGTGTGCGCTACGTCGGCCCCATCGACGGCCACGACGTCGCCCTGCTCGAAGAGGCGCTGCACAACGCCGCCGACTTCGACGGGCCGATCGTCGTGCACGTGCTCACGCAGAAGGGCCGCGGCTACCCGCCCGCGGAGGACGACGACGAGAAGTGCCTGCACGACGCGCCGACCTTTGACGTCGCGACGGGGCCGGGCGAGTCGACGCTGCATCCCTACACGCAGGCTTTCGCCGACGCGATCGTCGCCGAAGCCAAGGACCACCCGCAGGTGATGGCGATCACCGCAGCGATGCCGGGCCCGACGGGTCTGCTGCCGTTCCAGGCCCAGTTCCCCGATCGCTACTTCGACGTGGGCATCGCCGAGCAGCACGCGGTGACGATGGCGGCGGGCCTCGCCATGGGCGGGCTGCGTCCCGTCGTCGCGCTGTACTCGACGTTCTTCAGCCGCGCCTTCGACCAGGCGAACCTCGACGTCGGCCTGCACGGCCTGCCGGTGGTGTTCGCCCTCGACCGCGCCGGCATCACCGGCGACGACGGGCCGTCGCACCACGGCGTGCTCGACATGGTGCTGTGCCAGACGATCCCGGGCATGACGATGTTCGCCCCGTCGTCGGTGCAGGAAGTGCCGACGATGCTCAAGACCGCGCTGTCACTCGACGGCCCGTGCGTGATCCGCTTCCCCAAGGGCGTCGCCCGTCAGGTCGACGCGTCCGACGTCGGCTCCGGCCTCGAGGCCAAGCGGTGGCGCTCGGGCGAGTCGCGTCAGGTCGCCATCATCGGCGTCGGCAAGATGCTCGCCGCCGCGCTGTCCGCCGCCGACCTCCTCGCCGAAGACGGCATCGAGGCGACGGTGTGGGACCCCCGCGTCGTCAAGCCGCTCGACCCGGCGATGCTCGCCGACGCGGTCGTGCACAGCGTCGTCGTCACCGTCGAAGACGGTTTCCGCACCGGCGGCATCGGTTCGTCGATCGCCACCGCGCTCGACGCGCTGGGCGGCGCCGGCGCACCGACGGTGATCACGCTCGGCGTGCCCGACGAGTACATCCCGCAGGCCAAAGCCGACGCCATCCTGTCGCGCCTGGGTCTCGACGGCCCCGGCGTCGCCGACACGGTGCGAGCGGCGCTCAACGCCTCCAGCCTGGCGTAG
- a CDS encoding inositol monophosphatase family protein produces MAHSELDFVLSLADAADKISTKWFRAKDLPVEAKPDDTPVSVADREVEEKLRKLISKKHSDSGIIGEEFGVLEASSGGTRFVIDPIDGTKNYVRGVPVWATLIALECDGALEVGVVSAPALGYRWWGVRGEGAWRNGEAIHVSDTATIEEAFLSSDSYTTFRQHGPARGDAFDALVARCARTRGFGDFWSHMLVAEGAVDIAVEPEVTLWDLAASSVIVEAAGGRFSDLAGNPGPGGGSCIATNGVLHDAVVEALRA; encoded by the coding sequence GTGGCCCATTCCGAACTCGACTTCGTGCTCTCGCTGGCCGACGCGGCCGACAAGATCTCGACCAAGTGGTTCCGCGCCAAGGACCTGCCCGTCGAGGCGAAACCCGACGACACGCCGGTGTCCGTCGCCGACCGCGAGGTCGAGGAGAAGCTGCGCAAGCTCATCTCGAAGAAGCACAGCGACAGCGGCATCATCGGCGAAGAGTTCGGCGTGCTCGAGGCGAGCAGCGGCGGCACGCGTTTCGTGATCGACCCGATCGACGGCACCAAGAACTACGTGCGCGGCGTGCCGGTGTGGGCGACGCTGATCGCGCTCGAATGCGACGGCGCGCTCGAAGTCGGTGTCGTGTCGGCGCCCGCCCTCGGCTACCGGTGGTGGGGCGTGCGCGGCGAGGGCGCGTGGCGCAACGGCGAGGCGATCCACGTCAGCGACACCGCGACGATCGAGGAGGCGTTCCTGTCGTCGGACAGCTACACCACGTTCCGGCAGCACGGCCCCGCACGCGGTGACGCCTTCGACGCGCTGGTGGCGCGCTGCGCGCGCACGCGCGGCTTTGGCGACTTCTGGTCGCACATGCTCGTGGCCGAGGGCGCCGTCGACATCGCCGTCGAGCCCGAGGTGACGCTGTGGGATCTCGCGGCTTCGTCGGTCATCGTCGAAGCGGCGGGCGGGCGCTTCAGCGATCTCGCCGGCAACCCCGGTCCGGGCGGTGGATCCTGCATCGCCACCAACGGCGTGCTGCATGATGCGGTGGTGGAGGCGCTGCGTGCCTAG
- a CDS encoding maleylpyruvate isomerase N-terminal domain-containing protein yields MPSREQFLDSLHRDAELFEAAVRAGGDLTQPVDGCPEWDLGALVEHLGTLQRYITAGIESGGKPTGGWPSAPEDRARFADWFAEGAAALEAALRARPDDEACWTFFPNAPQTIGTWVRRQAHELAVHRYDAEMAATGVAEALDPAIAVDGIDEYFDLFVPRVDGRTPIRIGELTIHLHAAGDAAGEWLVRCGDHAPAVTREHGKGDVALTGEASDLLLTIWGRVDPEEVGVAVFGEPDVWSRFQAAAAI; encoded by the coding sequence GTGCCTAGCCGTGAGCAGTTCCTCGACTCGTTGCACCGCGACGCCGAACTGTTCGAAGCGGCGGTGCGCGCCGGCGGCGATCTGACCCAGCCCGTCGACGGTTGCCCCGAGTGGGATCTCGGCGCGCTCGTCGAACACCTCGGCACGCTGCAGCGCTACATCACCGCCGGCATCGAGAGCGGCGGCAAACCGACGGGCGGCTGGCCGAGCGCGCCCGAAGATCGCGCGCGGTTCGCCGACTGGTTCGCCGAAGGCGCGGCGGCGCTCGAAGCGGCGCTGCGCGCTCGTCCCGACGACGAAGCGTGCTGGACGTTCTTCCCCAACGCCCCGCAGACGATCGGCACGTGGGTGCGCCGGCAGGCGCACGAACTCGCCGTCCACCGCTATGACGCCGAGATGGCGGCGACCGGCGTCGCCGAGGCGCTCGATCCGGCGATCGCCGTCGACGGCATCGACGAGTACTTCGACCTGTTCGTCCCCCGCGTCGACGGGCGCACACCGATTCGCATCGGGGAGCTCACGATCCACCTCCACGCCGCCGGCGACGCTGCAGGTGAGTGGCTCGTGCGCTGCGGTGACCACGCGCCCGCCGTCACCCGCGAACACGGCAAGGGCGACGTGGCGCTCACCGGCGAGGCGAGCGACCTGCTGCTCACGATCTGGGGGCGCGTCGACCCCGAAGAGGTGGGCGTCGCCGTCTTCGGCGAGCCCGACGTGTGGTCTCGCTTCCAAGCGGCCGCCGCCATCTGA
- a CDS encoding HAD family phosphatase — protein MDAVVFDLGNVLIEWDPLRVVSAAFVEGADFHAWNAELDRGVPFDDVAARWAAAHPNHAEEVAVFQERWLETLGAVDADVLAIVRELKARGVGVFGLTNSSMENAPRSAEVQRVFAELDGVVVSGAVGLLKPSREIYEHTAEQFGLTPARTWFVDDNAANVAGARECGWNAILFTDAASLRTELTAAALL, from the coding sequence ATGGACGCCGTCGTATTCGACTTGGGCAATGTGCTGATCGAGTGGGACCCGCTTCGTGTCGTCAGCGCGGCCTTCGTCGAGGGCGCCGACTTTCACGCCTGGAACGCCGAGCTCGACCGCGGCGTGCCCTTCGACGACGTGGCGGCGCGCTGGGCCGCCGCGCACCCGAACCACGCCGAGGAAGTCGCCGTCTTCCAGGAGCGCTGGCTCGAGACGCTGGGCGCGGTCGACGCCGACGTGCTCGCCATCGTGCGCGAGCTCAAGGCGCGGGGCGTGGGCGTGTTCGGGCTGACCAACTCGTCGATGGAGAACGCCCCGCGCTCGGCCGAGGTGCAGCGGGTGTTCGCCGAGCTGGACGGCGTGGTCGTGTCGGGCGCCGTCGGGCTGCTCAAGCCGAGCCGTGAGATCTACGAACACACGGCGGAACAGTTCGGCCTCACGCCGGCGCGCACGTGGTTCGTCGACGACAACGCCGCCAACGTCGCCGGTGCCCGCGAGTGCGGTTGGAACGCCATCCTCTTCACCGACGCCGCTTCGCTGCGGACGGAACTCACCGCCGCCGCACTTCTGTGA
- a CDS encoding SOS response-associated peptidase — protein sequence MCGRYVSATAASKLAEEFHVDEVVAEDLGERYNVAPTLDVYTIVTTKEGQRRMGALRWGLVPGFAKDESIGNRMINLRAETVTSKGGFRRLLDRRRCIVPADGFYEWQKPEKQPFYITSADGGPLAFAALWDVWKPKDLRTVTLITGEPNDLVAKIHDRMVVCLPEEAWDPWLDPTVGAEEAAKLLVPLPSEKMRAYPVTKLVSNVKNEGPELLEPLAGH from the coding sequence ATGTGTGGGCGTTACGTATCGGCGACCGCGGCCTCGAAGCTGGCCGAAGAGTTCCACGTCGACGAGGTCGTCGCCGAGGATCTGGGCGAGCGCTACAACGTGGCGCCGACCCTCGACGTGTACACGATCGTCACCACCAAGGAAGGCCAGCGCCGCATGGGCGCACTGCGGTGGGGACTCGTGCCCGGCTTCGCCAAGGACGAGTCGATCGGCAATCGCATGATCAACCTGCGCGCCGAGACCGTCACGTCGAAGGGCGGGTTCCGGCGCCTGCTCGACCGGCGGCGCTGCATCGTGCCCGCCGACGGCTTCTACGAATGGCAGAAGCCGGAGAAGCAGCCGTTCTACATCACCTCCGCCGACGGCGGCCCGCTCGCCTTCGCCGCGCTGTGGGACGTGTGGAAGCCGAAGGACCTGCGCACCGTCACCTTGATCACCGGTGAACCCAACGACCTCGTCGCCAAGATCCACGACCGCATGGTGGTGTGCCTCCCCGAAGAGGCGTGGGACCCGTGGCTCGACCCGACCGTCGGCGCCGAAGAAGCGGCGAAGCTGCTCGTGCCGCTCCCGTCAGAGAAGATGCGCGCCTATCCCGTCACCAAACTCGTGAGCAACGTGAAGAACGAAGGCCCCGAACTCCTCGAGCCCCTCGCCGGCCACTAG